ACGATCTCCTCGGTGCGCTCCCTCCGTGCCGGATGATCACGATGAACCACGTGATCGAGCACCTTCCCGACCCGGTGAAGACCCTGTCGCAGCTCGCCCGCCACCTCGAGCCGGGCGGCGTATTCGAGGGACAGACACCGGCCGCCGGTTCCCTCGAGCATCGCGTGTTCGGAACGCGGTGGAGCGGCTACCACGCACCTCGCCATACCGTCGTGTTCTCGCCCGGTGGTCTCGAATCGGCTCTCGAGCGCGCCGGGCTTACGCGTCCCAACGTAATCGGCGCGTTCAACCCCGCGGGCCTCGCGCTGAGCCTGGCCTCCGTGCGGCATGACGACGCGCCCAGCGTTCTTCGCCGCGAAGGATTGCCCTGGCTCGTGTGGCTCGGACTCGCCAGCGGCCTGTCCCTCGTCGACAAGCTCTCGGGAGCGCCGGCCGTCATCGACTTCGACGCCAAGAAGGCGGCATGAACGGCCGGCAGCGGCCCCAGTTCGAACGGCGATCCGACGCCGTATCCCTGCTGGTGGTCGCCGCGCATCTCGCGTTCGTGTTGTGTCCGGTCTTCCTCGGAGCATGGGTCGGCGTGAGTCCGTG
The nucleotide sequence above comes from Candidatus Binatia bacterium. Encoded proteins:
- a CDS encoding class I SAM-dependent methyltransferase; the protein is MSTPPMNAENLSACPACGSNATDGRTRVPDHEYGVEFVATYVRCSACGSETQAPMPEDEQLASFYPATYHSKQADGALVRMRNDVRWKRLASLLDPAGGKGVILDYGCGDGQFLRHVAERDASARLFGYEIGATREIIEQVDGRVTIVRGSVDDLLGALPPCRMITMNHVIEHLPDPVKTLSQLARHLEPGGVFEGQTPAAGSLEHRVFGTRWSGYHAPRHTVVFSPGGLESALERAGLTRPNVIGAFNPAGLALSLASVRHDDAPSVLRREGLPWLVWLGLASGLSLVDKLSGAPAVIDFDAKKAA